One region of Polynucleobacter sp. Adler-ghost genomic DNA includes:
- a CDS encoding U32 family peptidase: MTKIPELLAPAGSLSMLRTAFDFGADAIYAGQPRYSLRVRNNDFGKMETLKEGIDTAHALGKKFYLVSNLLPHGGKTRTYIKDMDPVVALKPDAMIMSDPGLIMMAREAWPDMPIHLSVQANTVNGASAKFWRSVGISRVILSRELSFDEIEEVRQDCPEMELEVFVHGALCIAYSGRCLLSGYMSHRDSNQGACTNACRWDYKVKPGQQNTSGDVVLLQEARRPDDLMPMEEDEHGTYIMNSKDLRAIEHIERLTKMGVDSFKIEGRTKSPYYVSRTCQSYRTAIDDAVAGRPMNMSLIGNLEGLANRGYTDGFYERHHDKEYQLYMRGHSLSGRSLYVGETLEIDEASGRVKVDVKNRFSIGDKLEIIEPEGNQDMVLDAMWNLKDEPIDVAPGSGHFVWIQLPLKSKHAFIARYTQEPAPVEANSCSNC; encoded by the coding sequence ATGACCAAGATTCCAGAACTTCTCGCCCCTGCCGGCAGCCTCTCCATGCTGCGTACTGCCTTTGACTTTGGTGCTGACGCTATTTATGCTGGGCAGCCGCGTTATTCCCTGCGAGTACGCAATAACGACTTCGGAAAAATGGAGACGCTCAAAGAAGGTATTGATACTGCCCATGCTTTAGGTAAAAAGTTTTATCTCGTATCCAACCTCCTGCCTCATGGTGGTAAGACGCGCACCTATATTAAGGATATGGATCCTGTAGTTGCATTAAAGCCTGATGCGATGATCATGTCAGATCCTGGCCTCATCATGATGGCCAGAGAAGCTTGGCCAGATATGCCGATTCATTTATCTGTTCAAGCCAATACAGTGAATGGTGCCTCTGCAAAATTCTGGCGCTCTGTTGGTATCAGTCGAGTGATTCTGTCACGCGAGCTATCTTTTGATGAAATTGAAGAAGTGCGTCAAGACTGTCCAGAAATGGAATTAGAAGTATTTGTACATGGTGCTTTGTGTATTGCCTACTCTGGCCGCTGCCTACTATCTGGCTACATGTCTCATCGCGACTCCAATCAAGGTGCTTGTACTAATGCCTGTCGTTGGGATTACAAGGTCAAGCCCGGACAACAAAATACTAGTGGTGATGTAGTTCTTCTTCAGGAGGCACGTCGTCCAGATGATTTAATGCCCATGGAAGAAGATGAGCACGGCACTTACATCATGAACTCAAAAGATTTGCGTGCTATTGAGCATATTGAACGCTTGACCAAGATGGGCGTCGATTCATTCAAGATTGAGGGTCGCACCAAGTCGCCCTATTATGTTTCTCGTACCTGCCAATCCTATCGCACTGCGATTGATGATGCAGTAGCCGGTCGTCCAATGAATATGTCACTAATTGGTAATTTGGAAGGCCTTGCAAATCGTGGCTATACCGATGGCTTCTATGAGCGTCACCACGATAAAGAATATCAACTCTATATGCGTGGCCACTCCCTCTCGGGTAGAAGTTTGTATGTTGGCGAGACCTTAGAGATTGATGAGGCCTCAGGTCGCGTCAAGGTAGATGTCAAAAATCGTTTCTCGATTGGTGATAAGTTAGAAATCATTGAACCCGAGGGTAATCAAGATATGGTCTTGGATGCCATGTGGAATCTCAAAGACGAGCCAATTGATGTTGCCCCCGGCTCAGGTCACTTTGTGTGGATTCAATTACCACTCAAGAGTAAGCATGCATTTATTGCGCGCTACACCCAAGAACCAGCACCTGTTGAGGCTAACTCTTGCAGCAACTGCTAA
- a CDS encoding tripartite tricarboxylate transporter substrate binding protein encodes MIQSKLLNVFIRIPLFFAAVIAILLGTSHISLAQSDYPNKPIRFIVPFPPGGATDNIARPLQSELLNTPKWNVVIDNKPGAGGNIGAEIVSKSAPDGYTWLMASVGTHGINLPLYTQGGGKLPFDPVKDFTPITLVAELPNVLVLNPEFAAKNKISSVNDLIAYARANPGKVNMASSGNGTSIHMAGELFKSMTKTYMVHLPYKGSPPAVTDLMAGNVDIMFDNLPSSINFIRAGRLKALAVTSAKRSPAFPDLPTIAEAANLPGYEATSWFGVVGPANMPADILNKDSAVLMAAINSAAVREKYLAMGAQPVGNTPAQFSTFIKNEIAKWTKVVKDSGAKVD; translated from the coding sequence ATGATTCAAAGCAAGCTTTTAAACGTATTTATTCGTATACCCCTATTCTTTGCAGCAGTGATCGCCATATTGCTTGGCACTAGTCACATATCCCTCGCTCAATCAGACTATCCAAATAAACCAATACGTTTTATTGTCCCCTTTCCTCCTGGCGGGGCAACCGATAACATTGCCAGACCACTCCAAAGCGAGCTATTAAATACCCCGAAGTGGAATGTTGTAATTGACAATAAGCCAGGTGCAGGTGGCAATATTGGCGCAGAAATAGTTTCTAAATCCGCTCCAGATGGCTATACCTGGCTCATGGCCTCCGTGGGCACGCACGGTATTAATCTTCCTCTCTACACCCAAGGTGGCGGAAAGTTACCATTTGATCCAGTTAAGGATTTCACTCCCATTACTTTGGTAGCGGAGTTGCCTAATGTCTTAGTGCTGAATCCTGAATTTGCCGCTAAAAACAAAATCAGTAGCGTGAATGATTTAATTGCATACGCCAGAGCTAACCCAGGTAAAGTCAATATGGCTTCAAGTGGTAATGGCACTTCGATTCATATGGCGGGAGAATTATTTAAATCCATGACAAAAACGTATATGGTGCACTTACCTTATAAGGGCAGTCCTCCAGCAGTCACTGATTTAATGGCAGGAAATGTAGACATCATGTTCGACAATCTCCCTTCTTCAATTAACTTTATTCGTGCTGGTCGTTTAAAGGCATTGGCAGTTACTAGTGCCAAACGCTCACCTGCATTTCCAGATCTACCAACCATAGCTGAGGCAGCAAACTTACCTGGCTATGAGGCAACTTCTTGGTTCGGTGTTGTCGGCCCCGCGAATATGCCGGCAGATATTCTCAATAAAGATAGCGCCGTACTGATGGCTGCTATCAATAGCGCTGCTGTGAGAGAAAAATATTTAGCAATGGGTGCACAGCCAGTTGGAAATACACCTGCTCAATTCTCAACTTTCATTAAAAATGAAATTGCGAAGTGGACAAAAGTTGTCAAAGATTCTGGTGCAAAGGTGGATTAA
- a CDS encoding fumarylacetoacetate hydrolase family protein gives MRLFSYRDSSGQDGVGALLVGSANSFINLSATDPLIPNNLQAIIESQEILNRAAAAIQNSKAIKGEIDTITFRSPIERPGKIICMGLNYADHAKEGGNARPEYPSFFMRGPSSLTAHLSPIIRPQVSDKLDYEAELAFVVGKKARHLTLENALECVAGYSIFNDGSIRDYQRKTTQWTIGKNFDQTGAFGPWLVTPDELPLGCDGLKIQSRLNGQVMQNANTKDFLWNVAETIVLITECMTLEPGDLVITGTPAGVGYARTPPVFMKPGDICEIEIESIGILRNSIADE, from the coding sequence ATGAGACTATTTAGTTATCGAGATTCAAGTGGCCAAGACGGTGTGGGGGCTCTTTTAGTGGGGAGCGCTAATAGCTTTATTAATCTATCTGCCACAGATCCATTGATACCCAATAACTTGCAAGCCATTATTGAATCTCAAGAAATCTTAAATCGTGCTGCAGCAGCGATCCAAAACTCCAAGGCAATTAAAGGAGAGATAGACACTATCACTTTTAGATCGCCCATTGAGAGACCCGGAAAAATTATCTGTATGGGTCTGAACTATGCTGACCATGCAAAAGAAGGTGGCAATGCAAGACCTGAATACCCCAGTTTTTTTATGCGTGGTCCCAGCTCATTAACAGCGCACTTAAGTCCCATCATTCGACCTCAGGTTTCCGATAAGTTAGATTACGAAGCAGAGCTCGCCTTTGTGGTTGGTAAAAAGGCGCGCCATCTGACATTAGAAAACGCTTTGGAATGTGTAGCGGGATACAGCATTTTTAATGATGGCAGTATTCGAGATTACCAACGTAAAACGACCCAATGGACTATTGGTAAAAACTTTGATCAAACTGGTGCTTTCGGGCCATGGTTAGTGACGCCAGATGAGCTTCCCCTTGGCTGCGATGGCTTGAAAATTCAGTCGCGCTTAAATGGTCAGGTTATGCAAAACGCCAATACCAAAGACTTTTTATGGAACGTGGCAGAGACCATTGTGCTGATAACAGAGTGCATGACGCTGGAGCCTGGCGATCTGGTCATTACCGGAACCCCGGCTGGCGTTGGCTATGCAAGGACACCCCCTGTTTTCATGAAACCAGGCGATATTTGTGAGATTGAAATTGAATCTATTGGAATACTGCGCAACTCTATAGCGGATGAGTAA
- a CDS encoding AMP-binding protein produces MNTQKPWLKNYLEGVPHEIDLAGYSSIADLIEDSFKNYPNRIAMESMGYTISYRQLDILSKDFAAYLQTLGLEAGSRIAIMFPNVPQYLIAMLGTLRAGFVVVNINPLYTARELEHQLQDSGASILVMLENFAHVYQEIANLGLIKKVIVSSPGESLGPKGVIINLIARHIKKLIPHWSFPCVKLNQALKIGAGHGFTKPNLRQDGIAFLQYTGGTTGVSKGAVLLHRNILANIIQIESWLDPALKNRQQQLVFLCALPMTHIFALTACGLLGMRKGAKLLLVANPRDITGFIKLLIKHPDINIFPGVNTLFHALIHRPEFKRVRLPNLLVTIGGGMAVQKKTAELWQKMMGVPIAQGYGLSETSPVVCVNTPFVKEFTGSIGMPVPGTDVLILGDDGIEVPFGSPGEICIKGPQVMAGYWNRPDETAQSITPEGYFKSGDIGIMNPDGFVQIVDRKKDMIVVAGYKVFPNEIEEVISQIPGVRECAVIGLSHRKLGEIVKAYIVKDKPELTEAQVIQYCKEQMTSYKRPRKIAFITEMPKSNVGKILRRHLRDL; encoded by the coding sequence ATGAATACTCAAAAACCTTGGCTGAAAAACTATCTCGAGGGCGTTCCCCATGAGATCGATTTAGCGGGCTATTCATCGATCGCTGATTTGATAGAGGATTCTTTTAAAAATTACCCCAATCGGATAGCAATGGAGTCGATGGGGTACACCATCAGCTATCGTCAACTCGATATTCTGTCCAAGGACTTTGCAGCTTATTTACAAACCTTAGGTCTTGAAGCGGGCTCGCGTATCGCCATCATGTTCCCGAATGTTCCGCAATACTTAATTGCAATGCTAGGGACTCTACGTGCAGGGTTTGTCGTAGTCAATATCAATCCGCTCTATACCGCTCGCGAGCTGGAGCATCAACTCCAAGATAGCGGTGCATCCATCTTGGTGATGTTAGAAAACTTTGCTCACGTATATCAGGAGATTGCCAATCTAGGACTTATAAAGAAGGTTATTGTCAGTAGCCCAGGAGAGAGTCTAGGGCCGAAGGGTGTCATCATTAATTTGATTGCTCGCCATATTAAAAAGCTGATTCCGCATTGGAGCTTTCCTTGCGTTAAATTGAATCAAGCTCTCAAAATTGGCGCTGGCCATGGCTTCACTAAACCAAACCTAAGGCAGGACGGTATTGCTTTTTTACAATACACGGGCGGAACTACAGGGGTTTCTAAAGGCGCAGTTTTATTACACCGCAACATATTAGCCAATATAATTCAGATTGAATCTTGGCTCGACCCTGCTTTAAAAAATCGGCAGCAACAGTTAGTTTTTTTATGTGCCTTGCCGATGACCCATATCTTTGCACTGACTGCCTGCGGTCTGCTTGGAATGCGTAAAGGCGCCAAATTGTTATTGGTCGCCAATCCACGTGATATTACTGGCTTTATTAAGCTGCTGATAAAGCACCCGGATATCAATATTTTTCCAGGCGTTAATACGCTTTTTCATGCCTTGATACATCGTCCAGAATTTAAACGTGTGCGCCTACCCAATCTTTTGGTCACCATTGGCGGTGGCATGGCAGTTCAAAAAAAGACGGCGGAGCTTTGGCAGAAAATGATGGGAGTGCCGATTGCTCAAGGGTATGGGCTATCAGAAACTTCACCGGTGGTGTGTGTCAATACGCCATTCGTAAAAGAATTTACTGGATCCATTGGCATGCCAGTGCCTGGTACAGATGTATTGATACTAGGTGACGATGGCATAGAAGTTCCATTTGGCTCGCCTGGAGAGATTTGCATCAAGGGTCCACAGGTGATGGCGGGCTACTGGAATAGACCAGATGAGACTGCGCAATCTATTACGCCAGAGGGATATTTTAAGTCTGGCGATATTGGCATCATGAATCCCGATGGCTTTGTACAGATTGTCGATCGTAAAAAGGACATGATCGTAGTAGCTGGCTATAAAGTATTTCCTAATGAAATTGAGGAAGTGATTTCTCAAATTCCCGGTGTCAGGGAATGTGCTGTGATTGGACTGTCGCACCGCAAGCTCGGTGAGATCGTCAAGGCCTATATTGTTAAAGACAAGCCTGAGCTAACTGAGGCTCAAGTCATTCAGTATTGCAAAGAGCAAATGACAAGTTACAAACGTCCCAGAAAGATTGCTTTTATTACTGAAATGCCCAAGTCTAATGTGGGCAAGATATTGCGCCGTCATCTGCGCGACTTGTAA
- the thiD gene encoding bifunctional hydroxymethylpyrimidine kinase/phosphomethylpyrimidine kinase, translating to MKSSTPSSVQIPKVLTIAGSDSGGGAGIQADLKVITALGGYGVTVITAITAQNTLGVSRIQDIDLDVVEAQIDAVFMDIGVDIVKIGMLASPEIVRTVASALKRHGAKRIVLDPVLRATSGASLGGDDTAQAMIKELFPMASLITPNLEEAGLLLGREIEGVKDFKLAAEELLEMGPQAVLIKGGHLDASHTQLTDFLMWRTIEDGLEVVQSKEFKHYRVNTPNTHGTGCSLSSAIATYLADGHDLSHAVAKAIAYVEAGLEKGRFLSIGEGPGPLWHMHDFYPTALPEEEGKY from the coding sequence ATGAAATCATCTACCCCAAGTTCTGTGCAGATCCCTAAAGTATTGACCATCGCTGGGTCCGATAGTGGCGGTGGCGCTGGCATACAGGCTGACCTCAAAGTCATCACAGCCCTTGGTGGATATGGGGTGACGGTGATCACTGCCATCACAGCCCAGAACACCTTGGGGGTAAGCCGTATTCAGGATATTGATCTTGATGTGGTTGAGGCTCAGATTGATGCGGTATTTATGGATATTGGGGTAGACATCGTCAAGATTGGTATGTTGGCTAGTCCAGAAATCGTTCGCACTGTGGCATCTGCTCTCAAGCGTCATGGCGCCAAAAGAATAGTCCTAGATCCTGTTCTGAGAGCTACTTCAGGCGCCAGTCTTGGTGGAGACGATACCGCTCAAGCTATGATTAAAGAGTTATTTCCGATGGCTAGCTTAATCACTCCCAATTTGGAAGAGGCTGGCTTGCTCTTGGGTCGCGAGATCGAAGGAGTGAAGGATTTCAAGTTGGCGGCAGAAGAGTTGCTTGAGATGGGTCCTCAGGCAGTCTTGATTAAAGGAGGGCATCTGGATGCCAGCCATACTCAGCTGACAGATTTTCTGATGTGGCGAACTATTGAAGATGGGCTTGAGGTGGTTCAATCAAAAGAATTCAAGCACTACCGGGTTAACACGCCTAATACCCATGGCACTGGCTGCTCACTGTCATCTGCTATCGCGACTTATTTAGCGGATGGTCACGATCTTTCTCATGCTGTTGCTAAGGCAATTGCTTATGTTGAGGCAGGGCTGGAAAAAGGTCGCTTCTTAAGTATTGGTGAGGGTCCAGGACCTTTATGGCACATGCATGATTTTTATCCAACCGCATTGCCAGAAGAAGAGGGTAAGTATTAA
- a CDS encoding YqjK-like family protein, translated as MSQKLSELQARQRLLQERAAQERADFALHFEPLEKPLSWADKGIDTFNFMKSTPILWTSAFAVLAHYQPKLASKVLAVGWGTVKLLKGVKSLL; from the coding sequence ATGAGTCAAAAACTGTCAGAACTTCAGGCAAGGCAAAGGCTGCTGCAAGAACGAGCAGCCCAAGAGCGTGCTGACTTCGCTCTGCATTTTGAGCCTCTTGAAAAGCCACTGTCTTGGGCTGACAAAGGCATAGATACTTTTAATTTCATGAAGAGCACACCGATCTTGTGGACTAGTGCTTTTGCCGTATTGGCACACTACCAGCCTAAGTTAGCTAGCAAAGTGCTTGCTGTAGGCTGGGGTACTGTCAAACTTCTCAAGGGTGTTAAGAGCCTTTTGTAA
- a CDS encoding YqjD family protein, which translates to MTAKKSTTVHEDLQINSENLIGDFKALMADAEDLIKATASHNDGPLGEIRSKAMETLNSAKESLSSVEGTVTEKAKVVAERTDEFVHRNPWEAVGVAAGIGLLVGLFIRRR; encoded by the coding sequence ATGACTGCTAAAAAATCAACAACCGTGCATGAAGATCTTCAAATCAATTCTGAAAACTTAATTGGTGATTTCAAGGCGCTTATGGCGGATGCTGAGGATCTCATTAAGGCAACGGCAAGTCATAACGATGGGCCGCTTGGCGAAATCCGTTCAAAGGCCATGGAGACGCTCAACAGCGCCAAAGAAAGTCTTTCCTCTGTTGAAGGCACTGTGACTGAAAAGGCCAAAGTTGTCGCTGAGCGCACTGATGAGTTTGTCCATAGAAATCCCTGGGAGGCGGTAGGTGTTGCTGCTGGGATTGGCTTGTTGGTTGGTCTATTTATTCGTCGTCGCTAG
- a CDS encoding thiamine pyrophosphate-binding protein, whose protein sequence is METPIKVLNGGQILANALARQGVDIAFGVPGESFLPLLNGLVDHPDFRFITCRQEGGAAYMAEAYAKLTGRPGVLMVTRGPGASNAMIGMHTAYQDSSPMVLLVGQVGTDMVEREAFQEIDYRRMYSECAKWVGSIDRVDRIDEFVSHAFHVAQAGRKGPVVLALPEDVLYMTGQENPVKAAHLVQPGLDLQSFNQAMAAFTSAKNPMVIAGGGNWNHTACEALRSWANAQAIPVATSFRSQDVIDNLDPAFAGDLGIGANPALVRRIQEADVLLVIGERLGEMTTAGYSILTVPQAKVKLIHVLSGPEELGRVYRPDFAINCSPENFCSALKMVQMNAHHDRTTMKLAHDEYLAFSSPVTVKGDLQLAFIMDSLPDLIPRDAIITNGAGNFATWVHRFYPYGAYKTQLAPANGSMGYGLPAAIAAKITSPEKVVIAVCGDGDFMMNCQELATAARYDAYPIVLVVNNSMLGTIRMHQEREFKSRVIATGLTNPNFVKFADSFGMPGFRVSKTEEFAPAFAKALASKKGALIELVLDPEVITPTKLLSQLGQ, encoded by the coding sequence ATGGAGACCCCAATTAAAGTGCTAAATGGTGGCCAAATCCTCGCAAATGCATTGGCAAGGCAGGGTGTAGATATAGCCTTTGGCGTTCCTGGTGAGAGTTTTCTGCCATTATTAAATGGCTTAGTTGATCACCCTGATTTTCGATTCATCACCTGTCGACAAGAGGGTGGCGCCGCTTATATGGCAGAGGCCTATGCAAAATTAACAGGCCGCCCTGGCGTCCTCATGGTAACTCGTGGGCCTGGAGCCTCGAATGCCATGATTGGAATGCATACGGCTTATCAAGACTCAAGCCCAATGGTTTTATTGGTCGGACAAGTTGGCACTGATATGGTTGAGCGTGAGGCCTTCCAGGAAATTGACTATCGCCGCATGTACTCAGAATGCGCTAAATGGGTTGGTAGCATCGATCGCGTCGACCGGATTGATGAATTTGTTTCCCATGCCTTCCATGTGGCTCAGGCAGGTCGAAAAGGCCCTGTTGTATTAGCTTTACCAGAAGATGTGCTGTATATGACTGGTCAAGAAAACCCTGTCAAAGCTGCCCATCTCGTTCAGCCAGGCTTAGATCTCCAGAGTTTTAATCAAGCAATGGCTGCCTTTACCTCTGCTAAAAATCCAATGGTGATCGCTGGCGGTGGCAATTGGAACCATACTGCATGCGAAGCTTTACGTTCTTGGGCAAACGCGCAGGCCATACCAGTTGCCACCAGCTTTCGTTCTCAAGATGTGATTGACAATCTAGATCCTGCATTTGCAGGTGACCTGGGTATTGGCGCTAATCCTGCCTTGGTGAGGCGTATTCAAGAGGCGGATGTTTTGTTAGTCATCGGAGAGCGCCTTGGAGAGATGACAACCGCTGGCTACAGCATATTGACTGTGCCTCAAGCAAAAGTAAAATTAATTCACGTGCTGTCGGGTCCAGAAGAGTTGGGCCGTGTATATCGACCTGACTTTGCTATCAATTGCAGTCCAGAAAATTTCTGTTCAGCATTAAAAATGGTGCAGATGAATGCTCATCATGACCGCACCACTATGAAGCTGGCCCATGATGAGTACCTCGCTTTCTCTAGTCCTGTAACAGTTAAGGGTGACTTGCAATTAGCGTTCATCATGGACTCTTTACCAGATCTCATACCGCGTGATGCCATTATTACTAATGGTGCTGGGAATTTTGCAACCTGGGTCCATCGTTTTTATCCCTACGGGGCATATAAAACCCAATTGGCACCTGCCAATGGATCCATGGGCTATGGTCTACCTGCCGCAATTGCTGCAAAGATTACTAGCCCAGAAAAAGTGGTGATTGCAGTATGTGGTGATGGCGACTTTATGATGAATTGCCAAGAGCTAGCTACTGCTGCTCGTTACGATGCCTACCCAATTGTTTTAGTGGTGAATAACAGCATGCTTGGCACTATTCGTATGCATCAAGAGAGAGAGTTTAAGTCTCGCGTGATTGCGACTGGTTTAACCAATCCTAATTTTGTGAAGTTTGCAGATAGTTTTGGAATGCCTGGTTTTAGAGTCAGCAAGACCGAGGAATTTGCACCGGCATTTGCAAAGGCACTGGCTAGTAAAAAAGGTGCTTTGATTGAACTAGTCTTGGATCCAGAAGTGATTACCCCAACTAAACTGCTTTCTCAATTAGGGCAATAA
- a CDS encoding phage holin family protein, whose amino-acid sequence MSQENLFSSLKNLVSTGASIAQTRLELISTDVQIARSQFLSLLVMVIFTLFFLFFGLVMLALLIVIYSWETDRVLALSLLTSGFLVVGIILALVVLRSLKTMPKLFEATITELAKDRQELAKR is encoded by the coding sequence ATGTCACAAGAAAATCTTTTCTCTTCACTAAAAAATCTTGTCTCCACAGGGGCATCCATTGCTCAGACCCGTCTAGAGTTGATCTCTACTGATGTGCAGATTGCGCGTTCTCAGTTTTTGAGTCTTTTGGTTATGGTGATCTTTACATTGTTTTTCTTGTTCTTTGGATTAGTAATGCTGGCTTTACTTATTGTGATTTACAGCTGGGAGACTGATCGGGTCTTAGCGCTAAGCTTGCTAACTAGTGGCTTCTTGGTAGTGGGCATCATTTTGGCGCTGGTAGTCTTGCGCTCACTCAAAACCATGCCTAAATTATTTGAGGCAACGATTACAGAGTTGGCTAAGGATCGCCAGGAACTTGCAAAACGATGA
- a CDS encoding transporter — MINFAHLTQGRVFAIGTWLFLTSGALLPTLSHSQEIEARTYSNAPVGINFISAGVAQAKAGNYTLTSEVMGLTHIFDAGGQSGKLTLVLPYGQLTGSSSIGGRTVNASTEGLSDPLIKAAINLYGAPALTLDQFKSYQQDLIIGVSLAASVPWGKYDDNQLINVGANRWFIQPGLGVSKALGPWRFELAGAGIFYTSNTNFMGGNSLSQNPVYSTQTHAIYYFQNTAWISVDATYFTGGQSYLNGNPISGSQENWRFGTTMSYPVNKHNSIRLSASTGAYSRTNNSYDLYGISWQYRFGGGL, encoded by the coding sequence ATGATTAATTTCGCCCACCTTACTCAAGGTCGAGTTTTTGCAATAGGCACTTGGCTATTCCTTACTTCAGGCGCTTTACTACCAACCCTATCTCATTCACAAGAAATCGAAGCGCGTACCTATTCCAATGCACCAGTTGGGATTAACTTTATTAGCGCTGGGGTTGCACAAGCAAAGGCCGGTAATTACACGCTGACTAGTGAAGTCATGGGTCTTACCCATATCTTTGATGCAGGGGGTCAATCTGGCAAGCTCACTCTAGTACTTCCTTATGGTCAACTGACTGGATCGAGTTCGATTGGCGGGCGCACAGTAAATGCCAGTACTGAGGGATTATCAGATCCACTGATCAAGGCAGCAATTAATCTCTATGGCGCACCAGCATTAACGCTAGATCAATTTAAGAGTTACCAGCAGGATCTGATTATTGGAGTCAGTCTTGCGGCATCAGTGCCATGGGGTAAGTATGACGACAACCAACTCATTAATGTGGGAGCAAATCGTTGGTTTATCCAGCCAGGCCTTGGAGTTTCTAAAGCGCTTGGTCCTTGGCGATTTGAGCTCGCTGGTGCTGGTATTTTCTACACCAGCAATACCAACTTCATGGGCGGTAACTCGCTATCTCAAAACCCAGTTTACTCGACTCAAACACACGCTATTTATTACTTTCAGAATACTGCTTGGATCTCTGTAGATGCCACCTACTTTACTGGCGGGCAATCCTACCTCAATGGCAACCCGATTAGTGGTAGCCAAGAGAATTGGCGCTTTGGCACAACGATGTCCTACCCAGTAAATAAACATAATTCGATTCGACTGTCAGCGAGCACAGGTGCGTACTCGAGAACCAATAATAGTTATGACTTATACGGGATTTCTTGGCAGTACCGCTTTGGCGGTGGCCTGTAA
- a CDS encoding adenine phosphoribosyltransferase — protein sequence MNLLDYLPGVPDFPKSGILFRDISPLLADPSAFKEATIQLEALAQQFDYSHILGIESRGFIFGTALAYKAHKGLALALKPNKLPLASHRESYGLEYGSDSLEIQESTMPADSRVLIVDDVLATGGTIIAASKLLKKAGFQVAGAITFLEIAGLRGGEVLTQNGIANKTVFIA from the coding sequence ATGAATTTATTAGATTATCTACCTGGAGTCCCCGACTTTCCTAAGTCAGGCATCCTCTTTAGGGACATCTCCCCTTTATTAGCCGATCCGAGTGCATTTAAAGAGGCTACGATACAGCTAGAGGCACTTGCTCAGCAATTTGATTACAGCCATATTTTAGGCATTGAATCACGTGGCTTTATCTTTGGCACCGCCCTCGCCTACAAAGCCCATAAAGGCCTCGCTTTAGCCCTGAAACCCAATAAGCTGCCTTTAGCTAGCCATCGAGAATCCTATGGCTTGGAGTACGGCTCCGATTCCCTAGAAATTCAGGAGTCTACTATGCCAGCTGATTCACGAGTGCTGATTGTGGATGATGTACTGGCCACCGGCGGAACTATCATCGCAGCCAGTAAATTACTCAAAAAGGCCGGCTTTCAAGTTGCTGGTGCCATCACTTTTTTAGAAATTGCTGGTTTACGTGGAGGCGAAGTCCTGACCCAGAACGGAATAGCCAATAAGACAGTCTTTATTGCCTAA
- a CDS encoding 5'-methylthioadenosine nucleosidase codes for MKTQLLIITALESELDKSALPAGIDIVYSGVGKINATAASIQAIHQYQPQRIVNFGTVGKINPALQGLLEIGKVIQRDMMTDPLAPRGQTPFCPKPSQYLSLGGEHTCGTGDSFVTAHDPWLTSQGVDVVDMELFAIANIAHQFHIPWHSFKYVTDDANADSGNEWTHRVNHGQELYLDKLKELMSA; via the coding sequence ATGAAAACACAATTGCTCATTATTACCGCATTAGAGTCCGAGCTGGATAAAAGCGCACTACCGGCGGGTATCGATATTGTGTATTCTGGGGTTGGCAAAATCAATGCAACCGCGGCAAGTATTCAGGCTATTCATCAATATCAGCCTCAGAGGATTGTGAACTTTGGTACCGTTGGAAAAATTAACCCCGCTCTTCAGGGTTTATTAGAAATCGGCAAAGTAATACAGCGCGACATGATGACAGACCCTCTGGCGCCTCGAGGCCAAACTCCGTTTTGCCCCAAGCCATCCCAATACCTGTCTCTTGGCGGTGAGCATACTTGTGGTACTGGCGATAGTTTTGTTACTGCCCATGATCCTTGGCTAACATCTCAGGGTGTAGATGTGGTGGACATGGAGTTGTTTGCGATTGCTAATATCGCACATCAATTTCACATTCCATGGCATTCATTTAAATACGTGACTGATGATGCCAACGCTGACTCTGGAAACGAATGGACTCACCGCGTCAATCATGGTCAAGAGCTGTATTTAGATAAGCTCAAAGAGCTGATGAGCGCTTAA